A segment of the Candidatus Dependentiae bacterium genome:
GCATTGGTATAGGCAAACCCCACCAGGAGCAAGACAAAGTAAGCAAGCAGGTCGCTTGATACCGTACTTGCGGGTATGTCGCATAGATAAATGGTTGCCACTGCACAGAAATGTGCAGAACAGAATCCGGCTTATTGTCTGCCATTTTTAATTTAAAAACTATCTAAAAAATTAAGATATTATTGAAAATTATGAAAATATTTAAAAAAATTAGTGATGTTTTAAAATATCTAGTTCCAATAATTCCATTTATCTGTTTCTTTTTAGGCTACGTGCTCAGCAACCTACTTGTTGGAAACCAAACATATAAAACTCCAGAACTCATTGGCTTATCGCTACATCAAGCAATTGAAAAAACTTCGCCATATCAAATAACCATACAGCTCATTGCAGAAAAAGAATGTCAGGGAGCTCCACAAGGAACAATAATAAGCCAAAAGCCTTCTCCCGGGCGATCGATTAAATCACATCAATCAATTTTAGTCATTACTACAAAACTTCCACCAGCCGCAAAAGCTCCAAATGTTCTTGGAAAATCTTATGGAGAAATTGAAAAAATACAAAAAGCTCAACATTTAAAATTTAAAACATATGGCATAAATTATAACGCACCAAAGGGTGTATGCGTTGGGCAAATACCACAACCATCGCAATCAGTCGTTGATAAAAAAATGATTTTATATACGGCTCAAGAAAAACAAAATAAATATATTATGCCAACACTGACAGATAAAGAAGTTGTTGAAGTTGTAGAATTCCTAAAAAGTCATTCTTTAACGGTATCAGTCTTTTGTCAAAATCAAAAAATTACAGAGCCTTACTCAAACGACATGACCATAATTGCACAAAAGCCTCTTGCTGGTTCAATTATTAACCTGCAAGACAATGCAACCATTCAATTAGAAGTTTGTAAAAAATAAAAGTTATTTACCGAAATTTTTCTTTGCTAAAACAGATTTAGCTATTGTTTCATGAAGCAACTGCTTGGTCAGATCTGGCCACAAACAATCTAAAAACTCAATCTCTGAGTATGCCGCTTGAAATAATAAAAAATTACTCAGACGCTTTACGCCCCCAGTGCGAATAATCAATTCAGGATCAGGAATATCTCCCATCCACATATGCTTTTTAAACAAATCTATGGTTACTTCTTCTGGCTGCAGTCGAATTAATTCTTGAACCGCAGCAATAATTTCTTGCTGAGATCCATAACTGAGTAAAAAATTACACTGTAAGTTTTTACATTCTGCCGTAGCTCGCTCAATTTCATCACATGAATTTTTAGTTTCTTGGGGCAAAACGGATCTATCGCCAACAAATTTAATTTTTACACCTTCTTTAACAAACTCTTTAATTCTAGATCTTGCTTCATCGATAAGCGCAAAAAGATAAGAGATTTCTTCTTGAGACCGTTTAAAGTTTTCAAGTGAAAAAGTGTACAAAGAAACATAAGATATTTTTTGTTCAATGCAGTATTTTATGACGATTTCAACAGTTTTTGCGCCTTGACGATGCCCAAGCCAAGGAAACATTCCGCGAGATTTTGCCCATCTACGATTTCCATCCATAATTAATGCAAGATGTGAAATCATAAAGGACCCGTTTGCACAAAGCTTTGATGCTTTTTAAGTGATTTAAAATAAGACCCCAAACAGACTACCAAATAATTACAAATGAGTATTCCACCAGCAATCAAAAGTCTTTCTATAAAAACAACAGGGATAAGCCCAATCCAAACACAAGCTGGAATTGATGCGGTGTACAGCCAAACAACTGATCCTACAGCGTGAGCAACAAATGAAGCGCTCAGCGCCCGAGACCAAGGTAAGTCTCTGACAAAAAATAATGCCATAGGAATAATCCAATACAAAGAATAAACCCATGCAACTCGGCCAACTTCATGATATGAAAATAAAACCATACAGGTTGCAGGCAAAATAATCGACGTTGCCCATTCTTTTTTTTGAAACGCTCTGCTAGAAAAAAACAACGGAAGCCGATGAAAAGCAAATCGGATTATTCCATAAAGTGATAAAACTTTCATAGAAAACATTTTTTTAGAAACACAAAGTAGCCAAACCCATCCTAAGCCAAATTGATCTGCAATCACTGGAGCTATCATGGATGACCACGAAAACGTGCAATTGATCGATCCAACAATTAAATTAAAAGGTAAGAAATGAGCCAAAACCACCAAAAAAGCAACTGGAATTATTTTTAGATTGTTTTTCATAAATTTTTACTTATTTTTATGATAATCTGATATACAACAGTCATAATTGTACCTTGATCTATAATCATTGTACAGCTACGTAAAAAGGATTTTTTAATGAAATACAAAGCAATCATTTTCGATATGGATGGCACTATCATAACCACCGAGTCTGCATGGGAAAGCGCTACAAAAGAAATGCTCAAATCAAAAGCAAACTTAAGCGAAAAAGAATGCATGGCTATTTTGCCAATGCTTAAAGGCGCATCACTTTACTCAACATGTGCATTTGTAAAAGATACGTTCAATACCAAAGAAACGCTTGAAGAATTGATTGCAGAAAAAGAAAGCCTTGCATTTAAACGATTCAAAGCTGAAGCGCGACTCATCGAAGGATTTGATCGTTTTCATAAAAAGCTTTGCGATTTAAATTTAAAAACAGCAATCGCAACAAACGCGAACCAAAGATCTCTTGATAGAATTTTACAGCACATTCCGCTTGATAACTTTTTTAAGCATCATATTTATTCAATCGATATCGTTAATAAAGCTGCAAAGCCAAAACCAGATATTTATCTTCATGCTGCAAACATGTTAGAAATAGACCCTCAAGATTGTATCGCTATTGAAGATTCTGCTCATGGAATCACTGCTGCAAAAGCTGCTGGAATGTTTTGCATTGGAATCAACACCGGAATGGATCGCAACGCTATTTCTCATGCTGATCATATAATTGAAGCATATGACGATTTGGAAATTGAATCATTTATACAGTAACTTGAAAACGACAACATGCATGCTATGATGACCAATATATTTTAGAATCTTTATACTTCAACAATTTAGGCAAGTGATATTTATGATCGATCAATACTTATTATTTAGCGTTCTTTTCGGTATGGCTTTTTTTTATCTAGCTCTTGGTGTCTGGTCTGCGCTTGGCGTAAGAACACTGCAAAGTTATTTTTTGGCAGATAGAAGCCTTGGAGTTTTTAAGTTAACCTTTGCTCTTGTTGCAAGCCAACTTGGCAGTGGAATGATTTTAGGAACTGCGCATAGAGCATACCATATTGGATTTTGGGGGATTTTATACACCCTGGGAATGAGTCTTGGTTTTATTATTTTAGGACTCGGCCTTGCATCACGCATGAGATCTTTAAATATCAGCACCACGGCTGAACTATTTGAAACCCATTATGGATCATATAAATTACGGCTTTTAGCCTCAGCGCTTTCAATTTTAAGCTTATCGGGAATACTTCTTGCTCAAATTATTGCATCAAAAACTTTATTTCTGGGCTTAAAAATTACCGATCCTTACGTTTTAATAAGCTGCTGGATGTTTCTTATTTTTTACAGCATGCTTGGCGGCCTGCATTCAATTGTAATTATAGACATTTTACAAGTTATCTTTATCTTTTCTGTTTTTGTATTTTTATTTTTTACCTCACTGCCATCTTCACCCCGAGCACTTATAAACATTGCAAAATTAACACTTGTTCAAAATCATTTCTTTGATGTAAAAACAGACTTATATGCATTTTTACCACTGCTTTTTATACCAACTCTTTTTTCACTTATTGAACAAGATCTTGCTCAAAAATTCTTTGCAGCAAAAACAAAGGCCACTGCAACTATTTCTGCATTTTTAGCGGCATTATTTTTAATTGGTTTTTCATGCATTCCTATATTTTTTGGAATTTTAGCACGTATCAAACATGTCATTGTTCCGCAAGGAGCAAGTCCACTCATTTCTATACTTTTTTTAGTATCAAGCAAACTATTTTTCCTACTTGTCATATGCGGAATAATTGCAGCAATTAGCTCAACAGCAAGCTCATTGCTTTGTGCGATTAGTTCAAACGTTGTTCAGGATTTTAGTAAATTCCTGCCCCTAGAAAAAGGCAAACTTTTTACGACAAGGTTGATTTCTTTTTTCATTGGATCAACGGCTCTTATTATTTCTTTTTTCATAGAAAGTGACGTTCTTTTGATTTTGGAAAATAGTTATCGCATCTCTGTCATCTGTCTTTTTGTGCCAACAATGATTGCTTATTTTGCTCGATCACTAAATCCTTTGACCGCATGGAGCTCGATACTGTGTGGAGTCTTTGGACTTATAGGAGTGCAGTTTTTTGAGATGAGCGCGATAGCCAAAGACGTCATACCATTAACATTATCTTTTCTTGGTTATCTATGTGCGCAGATTGTTGTTTGGATAAAAAAATAAATATCTCTTTTAATAAGCAATGCAAGCTATGTATATTTACAAAAATTATTACAAACATTATAAAAAGCAGGCTTAATATGACTATAACGAAATTATGTTTAGGGCTTTTACTTTTTACAAACATTAGTCTTTTCGCGCAAGAAGAGCTAGATAAGACAAATAAAGATATTTGGATAACGGTCCTTATTCATGGATCTTTTTCGCTCAGACCACACTTGACCATTAAAAACATGGTAAAAATGCTTACCGATACCATCGAAGAATCTGTATATTATCGCTCAACTGAAATTAATCGCCGAGATCCTTTTTTCTATAAAAATCAAGCGATGGCAGGACTCGGGCTACATCGAATCGACATAGAACACCCTCACAACAATGCCGCAGCGCCAATTCTTGCTGCATCATTTGAAGAAATTTCAAGACACATCGGCAACAATCCTTCTGATCAATATTATACTTTTGGATGGAGTGGGCTTATAAGCAATAAGTTACGATATCTTGAGTCAGCTTTCTTACACCAAGATCTTGAAAAATTAATTACAAAGCTAAAAAAAGAAGGGCTTAATCCAAAAATACGACTTATTGGTTACAGCCATGGTGGAAACCTAGCGCTACAGCTTGGAGCTTTGCACTCTACAAAGCCAAAGGCTCATCAATTTTTTGTCGATGAACTCATAATCTTTGGAACCCCAATCCAAATTGAAACAGACTTCTTAATAAATAGCCCTATTTTTAAAAAGGTCTATAACTTTTACTCACGATCTGACCGCGTTCAAATGCTTGATTTTTTTTCATTTAAAAGATTTTTCTCACACAAAAAATTTAATAAACGTCGTAATTTTAGATTACCAGACAAGCTTACGCAGATTAGAATTAAAATTACTGAATATGAACCAAAATCAAAAGACATAGAATTTGATAAATTACCAACCGATGAAAAAGATTTAAAACGATATTTTAACGAACTTAACTATGATCCTGGTCACTTTGAGCTGTGGTTTATGGGCTGGACTATTTTAACCTATAGAAAAACATTTCCGCTACAACCACTTCCAGTATTAACTTTTACGCCTATTTTTCTAAAGTACATTCAAGAAAATCCAAATATGCCTCGAGATATCGTTGCCCATATAAAGCCACAATTTAACACGATAGAATTTCTTCCGTATCGCATGAATAAAAAAACATTTAAAGCTACATACCCTTTCTTTGATCCGGTATTGTTAAAACACATGACACAGCATGCGTTAAAATTTATTCCAGATGATTACAACATCCAAATTTACAATCAAAAAGTGTATGGTGCTTTAAACATTGCAGAATATGAATGGAAAGAGATTCGACGACTTCTTTATCTTGAAAGAACAGACAAGCAAAAGCTTTCTGAGTCAATTAATCTTCATAAAAATGATCCGGTGTACGTTGGCCACCTTCCTGCGCCAATGAATCACCCAAATAAAAAATAATGGAAAAACTTTATGAGATTTAAACAACTTTTCGCACTACTCACCATTATTTTTTTAGCACTCACAGCCGCTTACTTTAAACTTGTCATTATCAAAAACCCAGATAAATCATCCAAGCCATTGGTGGTATGCACAACCACAATTATTGGAGATGGCATAAAACAAATCGCAGGCGACACTATTGATCTTGAGGTTTTAATGGGCCCTGGGGTAGATCCTCACCTGTACAAACCAATCGAACAAGATGTATTTAAAATCTCACAAGCACACATTATTTTTTATAATGGACTACACTTGGAAGCTCGAATGAGCCAACTATTTGAAAAAATGTCTTCACTCAAAATTACCGTTCCCATCAGTCAAGCAATGCCAGAAAAAGATTTAATAAAGTCTGCTGAGCATGACCAATTCGTAGATCCTCATGTGTGGTTTGATCCAATTTTGTGGTGTTACGCGATTGAAACCATTACGCACACGCTACAAAAACATTATCCAAAAAATCATGATTTATATGAGCAAAATAAAAAGGCCTACATAAAAAAAATTCATCAAACTTATGATATAACTAAAGCTCAAATGCTAAGCATTCCAAAAGAAAGACGAATTTTAATTACAGGCCACGATGCTTTTTCATACTTTGCAAAAGCTTATGACTTTAAGGTTATTAGTTTGCAAGGCATCAGTACCGCAAGCGAAGCTGGTACCCAAGATGTACAAACCCTTATTAATTTTATTTATCATCATCAAATACCAACAATTTTTGTAGAAACTTCTGTTCCATCTCGAAACATTCAAGCTCTGGCCCAAGGCGTACGATATCTTGGAATGGATGTGCAAATTGGTGATGAGCTTTTTTCTGATGCTCTTGGCTCACCTGGTACACTTCAAGGCACATACCTTGGAATGCTTCAATCAAATGTCGGAACAATCTACAAAGGCCTTAATAAATAAGCTTATTTTTCTTCTGATAAGCCTTCTGGTAAAAAATCGGCTAGTGTAAACTTTGAGAATTCTTCACAAAGGGATTCTTCCAGTTCACCTAATTTATCCACAGAATCTGAGCCATTTTTGTCCCTTAGATTTTGAGGATTTTCTTTTTTTTGATCCTCAATAAACTTGTTTAATATTTTCTTAGCACTGCGTTGAAAAGCATGACCCTTACACGCAGCTCCTTCACACTCTGCACGCTCTATGTATGGCTCATAATCTTCTTTTGAAAAATAACCTTTCTCTGTTGTGAAATAATGCCCATCTGTTTCGTGAGGTCCATAAGGAAATTGTCCTGGCTCATCAGCAACAGACCTTAAACAATCGGGGCAATCAAAATATCCAGCAGCTGCTGCATCAGCACCAGTTTCAGCTTTCATACGGTCTATCTTGGTAAGTTGATCCTTATACATATCATAGGTATTATAAATAAGCTGCATCTGTTCATCGAACTCTTTAAATCCAATTTCTCTCTCTCCATCGTAAACTGGAGATAAATTCTTCGTCCTCACTACAAGCGAAGGATGCAATCCATAAGGATCATGTTCCTGTCTTTTTTTTGCCCTTTCTGTAAGTCCTTTTAAATTCTCTTGAAGGCTTTCAGACTTATCGATAAGCACGCGTTGCTTTTTCAGCGCATCACTACTACCTATATGTCCATGAGACTGACAATAATGCTCAAGCTCATGACGTAATGTTGCGATCAAAACACTTTTGCTCCATTTACGATAATCATTCTTTATAATTATACAATCTAATGCCGGATTAAAATGCGCAGACGAGTTATCTCCAAGTATCCTGGATCCTGGTTTTTCTATCCTAACAGGCACATCCTGCATTATTCCTAAATCTTTTTTCATTCTCAAAACAACTTGATAAAGCTCTGGATCAACCGTTGCAACATCGTCTGTTTTGGCCCAAGTTTCTTCTCTTTTTTTAAGCATTTTTTCTTCTTTTTTGGCATTGTTTTTAGCTTCTTTTTCTTCTGCTGCCTTTTGTTCTTCACTGATAGAAGTTTCTTTTTGCTCTTCACCGATAGGATTTTCTTTTTCCTGCTCGGCTAATTGATCAACTTTTTCTTTTTCAGGCAAAGTCAGGCTATCTACCAATTCTTTATCGTCACGAGAAATGCTTTTTTGATATTTATCAAATCCTGCAACTCCAGCAGATAAAGCAATACCTGCAGCTGGATATTTAAATGTCTTGCCTTGGTACCATTTTGCCCTTGGATTTTCTTGTCCTCCTGCGCCAGATTCTGATTTTTGTTGATTGCCTTGCCCTTGATCAAGAGGCTTAGCTAAAGCAATCGATTTTGCATCATTTATAGCATTCTGGGTTGGCCAAGGCCTTGCAGAAAAAGCTCTCGAAGCGCCACTCATTGCAGCAACTGACTGAGCTGCCTTAGAGCCTGTTTTTGCAGTTAACTGTCGCATGCTAAACAGTGACCCATGGATGGCAACAAGTGCACATATTGAAATTGAAAATAGCTTTGAATTCATTTTGTTCCCCCTAAAATTAAAATACCATTGCTAGCAGGCTATCAAATCCGCCAAACTCAAAACAAGAGTTTTTAAAAGCGTATAAATTGAAATCCAATTGCAAATTATACGAAAGAGACCCAATGGGCCGATCTGATCGTTGCGACAGAGTCGTACAAATTTCAAAAACTAGAATTTTAAATTTTATTTTTTATAAATAAAGAACCTCTATTGCCTTAGGTTTCAAAAAAATTATAAAAAAGCTATAATCAACTATATAAATACTCATTTTTTACCTACGAAAAGATTATGAAAAATAGCACCATTTTTATTGTTTTTATGGCCACAATTGCAAGCTCAAAAATAACTCCCAGTGATACAAAAAATACACTTAAAAAACTTTTTTCTTTTAGCCTACAAAAATCAGAAGCTCCAAAAAGTGAACGCGAAAGACTTTTGAGCTTAACAAATGAAGATTTATATAACGAAAGAATGAAAATTGTAGCGCTTGAACGATCATGGTTGGTTGATATTGAGTATTGCAGTCGCAACACTAAAACAGCGACACCAACAATAACATCAACTGATATTTTTAAAGCTTATAATGCATATGAAAAGCTCGAGGCTGATTGGATAGATGCGCATGCAATGAATGCATCACTTAGAGAAGAAAATACGCCATCGAACAATAGTTTCTTTGCAAGCCTTATAAACTCTCCTTTATTTAAAAGCAAAAAATAGTCTGAAAATATATGATGGATCCAAAAAGAATTGCCATTTCTATAAAAGATCTTACCGTTGCTTACCATGAAAAGCCGGTAATTTGGGATCTTGATTTTTTTGTTCCTGAAAAAACTATTTTAGGAATTGTTGGACCAAATGGTAGTGGAAAAACAACGCTTCTTAAATCAATTTTAGGAATTATAAAACCAACCACTGGTTCTATAAAAATTTTTGATGATGCATATAATCGCAAAACTCATAATATTGCATACGTTCCACAAAAAAGTTCTGTTGATTGGTCATTTCCGATAAACGTTTTTGACGTTGTGTTAATGGGCCGATATGGCCACTTTTCATTTTTTAGTCGACCAAGCAGAAAAGATAAAGAAATTGCACAAAAGTCTTTAGAAATGGTAAACATGCAAGAATTTGCCTCAAGGCAAATTAGTCAACTTTCTGGTGGTCAGCAGCAACGAGTCTTTCTTGCCAGAGCGCTTGCTCAACAAGCAGACATTTTTATCTTAGACGAGCCTTTTGCTGGAATTGACATAGTAAGCGAAAAACTTATTTTGCAGATTTTACATGATCTCAAAAACGAAGGCAAAACAATAATTGTCGTGCACCATGATTTAACAACTGTAAAAAAATATTTTGACTGGACCTTTTTAATGAACATAAAACATATAGCGCTTGGGCCAACTCAAGATGTTTTAACCCGTGAAAACATTGCTCAAACATTCCAAACAAATAATCTTTTTAGCAACATAAGCGACATGTAATTTTTATGATTATCTTTGATCAAACGCTACTCATTATTCTTCTTGGAACAGGACTTCTTGGTATAAGTGCTGGAATTGTTGGCTGCTTTATTTTATTACAAGAAAAAAGCTTATTTGGTGACACGATTGCTCACGCAACTCTTCCTGGAATTTGCGGTATATTTTTACTTACAGAAAGTAAGCTGCCATGCATTATTATGATTGGTGGAATTTTTTCTGCCACAATTGGATCCATCGCAATAAATTATATTACAGCTCACAGCTCGCTTAAAAAAGATACTGCCCTTGGAATCGTTCTCGCTACATCTTTTGGACTTGGAACACTACTTTTAAGCAAAATACAAACAAGCCCAAACGCAAACCAAGCAGGAATTACCAAATACTTACTTGGAAATGCTTCAACAATGCTCAATAGCGATCTGTATTTTATAACTGGCGCAACGATCATAATTTTTCTGAGTTTAAAACTTTTTTGGAATGAATATAAAATATTTTTATTCAATAAGGATTATGGCGAAAGTATTGGCGTGCCAACCAAATGGATATCTTTTTTGCTTAGCATTATTACCATTATTACCATTGTTGTCGGGCTACAAACAGTTGGCGTAATTTTAATAAGCGCACTGCTCATAGCACCAGCCGGCGCAGCAAGACAATGGACAAACTCGTTATCAACTATGGTTTTTCTTAGTTCTTGCTTTGGACTTTTTTCTACCACTATCGGCACACTTTTAAGTAGCTCGATACCACATCTTCCAACTGGACCAACGATTGTAATCATTGCTTGCTCGATTACATTTATTTCTATGCTTTTTTCCCAAAATGGAATTATCACGACCATTATAAAACAAAAAATACAAACTAAAAAAATTAATGCATTAAAAATGCTTTCACATTTTATGCTTTTTAACGAAAGCAAAACTGATCCTTTCCATGCGCATGACCTGGCTGCACTTAAAGCTCTGGGGAAAAAGGGTACAAGCTCAACACTTACGTATCTGCAAAGCCATGGACTCATTGAGCCAACGCAGAAAAATTTTTGGAGGCTTACTCCAAACGGCTTAGAAACACTAAAAAATGAACTAATTATACCAAAGCAAAAACTATGAATATTATTTACCTACATCTTTTGATAACAGCAATGTTGGTCGCAGTTTCATGTGCCTTGCCAGGAACGTTTTTAATTTTACGCGGCACAAGCTTAATGAGCGATGCGCTAGGCCATGCTATTTTGCTTGGAATCGTTATTTCTTTTTTTGTAGTAAAAAATCTACACTCACCATTGATTTTTATTGGTGCAACGATCACGGGGCTTGCCATGATTGCACTCATAGAGCTTTTAATTTCCAGCAAGCGATTAAAACCTGATGCGATTATAGGAATCATTTTTCCACTTCTTTTTTCTATCGCAGTTGTTTTAATTAATTTATACGCAAGCAGTATTCAT
Coding sequences within it:
- a CDS encoding PASTA domain-containing protein yields the protein MKIFKKISDVLKYLVPIIPFICFFLGYVLSNLLVGNQTYKTPELIGLSLHQAIEKTSPYQITIQLIAEKECQGAPQGTIISQKPSPGRSIKSHQSILVITTKLPPAAKAPNVLGKSYGEIEKIQKAQHLKFKTYGINYNAPKGVCVGQIPQPSQSVVDKKMILYTAQEKQNKYIMPTLTDKEVVEVVEFLKSHSLTVSVFCQNQKITEPYSNDMTIIAQKPLAGSIINLQDNATIQLEVCKK
- a CDS encoding metal ABC transporter permease, with translation MIIFDQTLLIILLGTGLLGISAGIVGCFILLQEKSLFGDTIAHATLPGICGIFLLTESKLPCIIMIGGIFSATIGSIAINYITAHSSLKKDTALGIVLATSFGLGTLLLSKIQTSPNANQAGITKYLLGNASTMLNSDLYFITGATIIIFLSLKLFWNEYKIFLFNKDYGESIGVPTKWISFLLSIITIITIVVGLQTVGVILISALLIAPAGAARQWTNSLSTMVFLSSCFGLFSTTIGTLLSSSIPHLPTGPTIVIIACSITFISMLFSQNGIITTIIKQKIQTKKINALKMLSHFMLFNESKTDPFHAHDLAALKALGKKGTSSTLTYLQSHGLIEPTQKNFWRLTPNGLETLKNELIIPKQKL
- a CDS encoding HAD family phosphatase: MKYKAIIFDMDGTIITTESAWESATKEMLKSKANLSEKECMAILPMLKGASLYSTCAFVKDTFNTKETLEELIAEKESLAFKRFKAEARLIEGFDRFHKKLCDLNLKTAIATNANQRSLDRILQHIPLDNFFKHHIYSIDIVNKAAKPKPDIYLHAANMLEIDPQDCIAIEDSAHGITAAKAAGMFCIGINTGMDRNAISHADHIIEAYDDLEIESFIQ
- the uppS gene encoding polyprenyl diphosphate synthase — protein: MISHLALIMDGNRRWAKSRGMFPWLGHRQGAKTVEIVIKYCIEQKISYVSLYTFSLENFKRSQEEISYLFALIDEARSRIKEFVKEGVKIKFVGDRSVLPQETKNSCDEIERATAECKNLQCNFLLSYGSQQEIIAAVQELIRLQPEEVTIDLFKKHMWMGDIPDPELIIRTGGVKRLSNFLLFQAAYSEIEFLDCLWPDLTKQLLHETIAKSVLAKKNFGK
- a CDS encoding metal ABC transporter ATP-binding protein, which produces MDPKRIAISIKDLTVAYHEKPVIWDLDFFVPEKTILGIVGPNGSGKTTLLKSILGIIKPTTGSIKIFDDAYNRKTHNIAYVPQKSSVDWSFPINVFDVVLMGRYGHFSFFSRPSRKDKEIAQKSLEMVNMQEFASRQISQLSGGQQQRVFLARALAQQADIFILDEPFAGIDIVSEKLILQILHDLKNEGKTIIVVHHDLTTVKKYFDWTFLMNIKHIALGPTQDVLTRENIAQTFQTNNLFSNISDM
- a CDS encoding zinc ABC transporter substrate-binding protein, encoding MRFKQLFALLTIIFLALTAAYFKLVIIKNPDKSSKPLVVCTTTIIGDGIKQIAGDTIDLEVLMGPGVDPHLYKPIEQDVFKISQAHIIFYNGLHLEARMSQLFEKMSSLKITVPISQAMPEKDLIKSAEHDQFVDPHVWFDPILWCYAIETITHTLQKHYPKNHDLYEQNKKAYIKKIHQTYDITKAQMLSIPKERRILITGHDAFSYFAKAYDFKVISLQGISTASEAGTQDVQTLINFIYHHQIPTIFVETSVPSRNIQALAQGVRYLGMDVQIGDELFSDALGSPGTLQGTYLGMLQSNVGTIYKGLNK